In Pleuronectes platessa chromosome 5, fPlePla1.1, whole genome shotgun sequence, a single genomic region encodes these proteins:
- the med17 gene encoding mediator of RNA polymerase II transcription subunit 17 produces the protein MSGGPAVRVSIESTCEKQVQEVALDGTETYVPPLSMSQNLAKLAQRIDFSQGSDSEEDVVEGEHTNPDWGKQEPEEEEGTVKFQPSLWPWDSVRNNLRSALTEMCVLNDVLSVVKEKKYMALDPVSQDPSAGKTPQVFQLISKKKSLAIAAQLLVKGAEKLTKSVAENQENRRQRDFNSELLRLRSQWKLRKVGDKILGDLSYRSAGSLFPHHGTFEVIKNTDIDLDKKLPEDYCPLDVQIPSDLEGSAYIKVSIQKQAPDIGDLGTISLFRKPPKTKAGTQLWHVKLEAAQNVLLCKEIFAQLSREAVQIKSQIPHIVVKNQIISQPFPGLQLSISLCHSTGDKKNTRTSPEKPKPDDHLYVLEHNLHQMMREFHKQQLSSVVMPHPASAPFGHKRQRLAGPMAYDKTEISSLQQSEGLLEKIIKQAKHIFLRSRTARTIDSLASRIEDPQIQAHWSNINDVYESSVKVLITSQGYEQICKSIQLQLNIGVEQIRVVHRDGRVVTLSHQEQELQDFLLSQMSQHQVHAVQQLAKVMGWHVLSFSNHVGLGPVESIGNASAVTVASPNGEYAISVRNGPESGCKVFVQFPRSQTKELPKSDVVQDGKWSHLRGPNKEVHWSKMEGRNFVYKMELLMAALTSCP, from the exons ATGTCTGGAGGTCCAGCAGTGAGGGTCAGCATTGAGTCCACCTGTGAGAAGCAGGTGCAGGAAGTGGCCCTCGATGGAACAGAGACGTACGTCCCCCCCCTGTCCATGTCCCAGAACTTGGCAAAGTTGGCACAGAGAATTGACTTCAGCCAGGGATCGGACTCCGAGGAGGATGTTGTGGAAGGAGAACACACGAACCCTGACTGGGGAAAGCAGGAGCCCGAGGAAGAAGAAG GCACAGTGAAGTTCCAGCCGTCTCTCTGGCCCTGGGACTCGGTGAGGAACAACCTGCGCAGTGCTCTGACAGAGATGTGTGTTCTCAATGATGTGCTCAGCGTGGTGAAGGAAAAGAAGTACATGGCCTTAGACCCGGTGTCTCAGGATCCATCAGCTGGGAAG ACCCCCCAGGTGTTCCAGCTGATCAGTAAAAAGAAATCGTTGGCCATAGCAGCACAGCTCCTCGTGAAGGGAGCAGAGAAACTCACAAAGTCAGTGGCAGAGAACCAGGAGAACAGGAGGCAGAGAGACTTCAACTCTGAGCTGCTGCGACTCCGCTCACAGTGGAAACTACGTAAAGTGGGAGACAAGATCCTGGGAGACCTCAGCTACCGGAGCGCAG GTTCCCTCTTTCCTCACCATGGAACGTTTGAGGTGATCAAGAACACAGACATTGACCTGGACAAAAAACTCCCGGAGGACTACTGCCCCCTTGACGTCCAGATCCCCAGTGATTTGGAGGGATCTGCTTATATCAAG GTGTCCATCCAGAAACAAGCTCCAGACATTGGTGATCTAGGAACAATCAGCCTGTTCAGGAAACCGCCAAAAACCAAAGCTG GTACCCAGCTCTGGCATGTGAAGCTCGAAGCAGCTCAGAACGTTTTGCTGTGTAAGGAGATCTTCGCCCAGCTATCCAGGGAAGCTGTCCAGATCAAATCCCAGATCCCTCACATCGTTGTGAAGAATCAGATCATCTCACAACCTTTCCCAG gtCTGCAGCTGTCCATCTCCCTGTGCCACTCCACGGGCGATAAGAAGAACACCCGCACGTCTCCAGAGAAACCGAAACCTGACGACCACCTTTACGTACTGGAACACAATCTGCATCAAATGATGAGAGAG TTCCACAAGCAGCAGCTGAGCTCGGTGGTGATGCCTCATCCTGCGAGCGCCCCCTTCGGCCACAAGCGCCAGCGCCTGGCCGGACCGATGGCTTACGACAAAACTGAAATCTCcagtctgcagcagagtgagggGCTGCTGGAGAAAATCATCAAACAGGCCAAACACATCTTCCTACGTAGCAG GACGGCGAGGACCATCGACAGCCTGGCCAGCCGCATTGAAGACCCTCAGATCCAAGCTCACTGGTCCAATATCAACGACGTGTACGAGTCCAGCGTCAAGGTGCTCATCACCTCTCAGGGCTACGAGCAGATCTGCAA GTCcatccagctgcagctgaacatcGGTGTGGAGCAGATCCGAGTCGTGCACAGAGACGGACGTGTCGTCACACTTTCACACCAGgaacaggagctgcaggactTTCTTCTGTCCCAG ATGTCGCAGCACCAGGTACATGCCGTGCAGCAGCTGGCCAAAGTGATGGGCTGGCACGTCCTCAGCTTCAGTAACCACGTGGGCCTGGGCCCGGTGGAGAGCATCGGAAACGCCTCGGCCGTCACCGTCGCTTCCCCCAACGGAGAGTACGCCATCTCAG tgcGTAACGGCCCAGAGAGCGGCTGCAAAGTCTTCGTCCAGTTCCCCCGCAGCCAAACCAAAGAGCTGCCGAAGAGCGACGTGGTCCAGGACGGCAAGTGGAGCCACCTCCGAGGGCCCAACAAGGAGGTCCACTGGAGCAAGATGGAGGGTCGCAACTTCGTCTACAAGATGGAGCTGCTCATGGCGGCGCTGACGTCGTGCCCGTAG
- the LOC128440425 gene encoding transient receptor potential cation channel subfamily V member 1, producing the protein MEGGRTVEGEEPNKDHGDKEEEEEEEKEGSSLDWLMREADIEITPMDSNVLTSSVDNFCSRAFTRQRVFEAASQGDRAQLLGLLDYLRLHDLRLTSPEYTDETNGKTALLKALLNLKDGKNDTIEVLLDFAEKTEDLENLVNASYKDLCFKGQSPLHVAIERRSFDHVKLLVQKGADVQAKANGRFFQRKAGLGFYFGELPLSLAACTNQPNIVSFLMENPFRRADLADQDSQGNTVFHTLVVIADNTTENTDMVARMYDEILVQHNKLEKTQTVKLEAIENNQGLTSLKLAAKLGKIGLFRHILQREFEDEEMRPLCRKLTEWVYGPVHSSLYDMTSIDTSEDNSVLEIVVFGSDIPNRPEMLQIEPLRSLLQDKWDRFASKLFLMNFLVYLIYVTIFTAVAYNRKVGQPPFPIEKVPADGLRCTGDILSVLGAVWFLFKAIIIFRKNPPNFRALDTDGFSDILFFLQAILLLVCAVVYFCGRREYVGLLVLSLALAWINVLYYSRGSKQMGIYNVMMQRMILGDILHFLCVYGVLLFGFSAAIVSLMEDTTLKNDSVPRGRTFDLETFTCKKPSYNDIRFTTLELFKFTIGMGDLEFTDHVQYKEVFYILLISYIVLTYILLLNMLIALMGNTVERISKESENIWNLQRAFTILDIERTVPRGLRSKLFSGASKTVCPRGQKDERRRFFRVEEMNWRQWRSNLGGIHEEDPGNEMMQSQPHTPAPRNTWNLSPLLEKIRAKRHQPQNLSFP; encoded by the exons ATGGAAGGTGGACGGacagtggagggagaggagccaAACAAAGACCATggggacaaggaggaggaggaggaggaggagaaggaggggagcAGTCTGGACTGGCTCATGAGAGAAGCTGACATAGAGATTACTCCTATGGATTCCAACGTTTTAACGTCTAG TGTCGACAACTTCTGCAGCCGAGCGTTCACCAGGCAGCGAGTGTTTGAAGCAGCGTCTCAGGGGGACAGGGCTCAGCTCCTCGGCCTGCTCGACTACCTGCGACTTCATGACCTGCGACTCACGAGCCCGGAATACACAG atgAAACCAACGGGAAGACGGCGCTCCTGAAAGCTTTGCTGAACCTCAAAGATGGAAAAAATGACACGATTGAAGTTCTGCTTGACTTTGCAGAGaaaacggaagatttagaaaatTTAGTCAACGCGTCTTACAAAGATCTTTGCTTCAAAG GTCAGTCGCCGCTGCACGTCGCCATCGAAAGAAGAAGCTTCGACCACGTGAAGCTGCTCGTCCAGAAAGGAGCAGACGTGCAGGCCAAAGCCAACGGGAGGTTCTTCCAGCGCAAAGCAGGactgggcttttattttg GAGAACTTCCACTGTCGCTGGCGGCCTGCACCAACCAGCCCAACATCGTGTCCTTCCTCATGGAGAACCCGTTCAGGAGAGCCGACCTGGCCGACCAGGACTCCCAGGGAAACACGGTCTTCCACACCTTGGTGGTCATAGCGGACAAcaccacagaaaacacagacatggTCGCGAGGATGTACGACGAGATCCTCGTCCAGCACAACAAActagagaaaacacaaacagtgaagtTGGAGGCGATTGAGAACAATCAGGGGTTGACGTCTCTGAAGTTAGCGGCCAAGCTGGGAAAGATCGGG CTGTTcagacacatcctgcagcggGAGTTCGAGGATGAGGAGATGAGGCCGCTGTGCAGGAAGTTGACAGAATGGGTCTACGGGCCGGTTCACTCCTCACTCTACGACATGACGTCCATCGACACCAGCGAAGACAACTCGGTTCTGGAGATCGTCGTCTTCGGGAGTGATATTCCG AACCGTCCTGAGATGCTCCAGATCGAACCTCTCCGCAGTCTCCTCCAGGACAAATGGGACAGATTTGCTTCTAAACTATTCTTGATGAATTTCTTGGTGTATCTGATCTACGTGACCATCTTCACCGCCGTGGCCTACAACAGAAAGGTCGGACAG CCACCGTTTCCCATCGAGAAGGTCCCGGCCGACGGCCTCCGCTGCACCGGGGACATCCTCAGTGTCCTCGGAGCCGTGTGGTTTCTCTTTAAAGCG ATAATCATTTTCAGGAAGAACCCTCCAAACTTCAGGGCTCTTGACACAGATGGATTCTCTGACATTCTGTT CTTCCTGCAGGCGATTCTTCTTCTCGTCTGCGCGGTCGTGTACTTCTGTGGCCGGAGGGAATACGTGGGACTCCTCGTGCTCTCGCTGGCTCTGGCCTGGATCAACGTCCTCTACTACTCGAGAGGCTCCAAACAGATGGGGATATACAACGTCATGATGCAAAGA ATGATTCTGGGAGACATCTTACACTTTCTATGTGTCTATGGAGTCTTGCTATTTGGATTCTCTGCAG cCATCGTTTCTCTCATGGAAGACACTACTCTTAAAAACGATTCAGTTCCTCGTGGAAGGACTTTCGATCTCGAGACGTTTACGTGCAAAAAGCCGAGTTACAACGACATCCGCTTCACAACACTGGAACTGTTCAAGTTCACTATCGGAATGGGAGATCTGGAGTTCACCGACCACGTCCAGTATAAAGAAGTCTTCTACATCCTGCTCATCTCGTACATTGTCCTGAcctacatcctgctgctcaacaTGCTCATAGCACTGATGGGCAACACGGTGGAGAGAATCTCCAAAGAAAGTGAGAACATCTGGAACCTGCAG AGAGCATTCACCATTTTGGACATTGAGCGAACCGTGCCGAGGGGCCTGAGGAGCAAACTGTTCTCCGGAGCCTCGAAGACGGTTTGTCCAAGAGGCCAGAAGGACGAGCGTCGCCGATTTTTCAG GGTGGAGGAAATGAACTGGAGACAGTGGAGGTCGAATCTCGGTGGGATCCATGAGGAAGACCCAGGAAATGAAATGATGCAGTCGCAGCCACACACCCCGGCACCTC GGAACACGTGGAACCTGAGTCCGCTGTTGGAGAAGATTCGTGCCAAACGTCACCAGCCACAGAATCTCAGCTTTCCCTAA
- the LOC128440427 gene encoding V-set and transmembrane domain-containing protein 5 — translation MRLFRLWDVHDVAVFLSIASYICDLAGAISIHSPQRSLTRAVQEDVFFSVDVSSNGVPTIQWNFMSGAVSRTIGTWQPGVFTNITVDYSSRVQSYDNGSMGLSDLRLQDGGYYVVTVTETEGSSKDTGFVLKVNEVLYEDLQYLSVSALALACVATLLMLLMWLLDKAYRRIVAWRRRRQMPETNETELQPL, via the exons ATGAGGCTCTTCAGGCTCTGGGATGTACATGATGTTGCTGTGTTCCTCAGCATCGCATCATATATCTGTGACCTAG CCGGAGCCATCTCCATCCACTCCCCTCAGAGGAGCCTCACCAGGGCAGTGCAGGAGGATGTGTTCTTCTCAGTGGACGTTTCCTCCAACGGGGTCCCCACCATACAATGGAACTTTATGTCCGGAGCGGTGAGCCGCACCATAGGGACTTGGCAGCCCGGTGTGTTCACCAACATCACGGTGGATTACAGCAGCAGAGTGCAGTCCTACGACAATGGCTCCATGGGCCTGTCGGACCTGCGGCTGCAGGACGGAGGATACTACGTGGTCACTGTTACAGAAACGGAGGGAAGCAGCAAGGACACCGGGTTCGTCCTGAAAGTGAACG AGGTGCTGTACGAGGATCTTCAgtatctgtccgtctctgctctggctCTGGCCTGCGTGGCCACTCTGCTCATGCTCCTCATGTGGCTGCTGGACAAGGCGTACAGGAGGATCGTGGCGTGGAGACGCAGGAGACAGATGCCAG AAACCAATGAGACGGAGCTGCAGCCGCTCTGA